The following are from one region of the Macaca thibetana thibetana isolate TM-01 chromosome 2, ASM2454274v1, whole genome shotgun sequence genome:
- the PPP1R2 gene encoding protein phosphatase inhibitor 2 yields MAASTASHRPIKGILKNKTSTTSSMVASAEQPRGSVDEELSKKSQKWDEMNILATYHPADKDYGLMKIDEPSTPYHSMMGDDEDVCSDTETTEAMAPDILAKKLAAAEGLEPKYRIQEQESSGEEDSDLSPLERKKKRQFEMKRKLHYNEGLNIKLARQLISKDLHDDDEDEEMLETADGESMNTEESNQGSTPSDQQQNKLRSS; encoded by the exons ATGGCGGCCTCGACGGCCTCGCACCGGCCCATCAAGGGGATCCTGAAGAACAAGACCTCTACGACTTCCTCTATGGTGGCGTCGGCCGAACAGCCCCGCGGGAGTGTCGACGAGGAGCTGAG caaaaaATCCCAGAAGTGGGATGAAATGAACATCTTGGCGACGTATCATCCAGCAGACAAAGACTATGGTTTAATGAAAATAGATGAACCAAGCACTCCTTACCATAG TATGATGGGTGATGATGAAGATGTGTGTAGTGACACTGAGACCACTGAAGCCATGGCGCCAGACATCTTAGCCAAGAA GTTAGCTGCTGCTGAAGGCTTGGAGCCAAAGTATCGGATTCAGGAACAAGAAAGCAGTGGAGAGGAGGATAGTGACCTCTCAC CTTTAGAACGAA AAAAAAAGCGACaatttgaaatgaaaaggaaGCTTCACTACAATGAAGGACTCAATATCAAACTAGCTAGACAATTAATTTCAAAAGACCtacatgatgatgatgaagatgaagaaatgtTAGAGACTGCAGATGGAGAAAGCATGAATACGGAAGAATCAAATCAAG GATCTACTCCAAGTGACCAACAGCAAAACAAATTACGAAGTTCATAG